The uncultured Subdoligranulum sp. genomic sequence CGTTCTCCGCCTTTTCCAGCGGCTCGTGGTAGATTTTCGTCGCCCGCAGGGTGTCCCGTCGGTGGACAAGATGCACCTTTTCGGCGATGCGGCTGAGCAGCAGCGCGTCGGCCGCCGCCGTGTTGCCGCCGCCCACCACGACCACCGTCTTGCCTTTATAGAACATGCCGTCGCAGGCCGCGCAGTAGGCCACGCCCCGCCCGATGAGCTCTGCCTCCTCGGGCAGGCCCAGCGTCCGGGGGTTGGCGCCCATGGCCAGCACCACGGTGCGGGCCGTGAAAACGCCCTCGCTGGTGGTCAGCGTCTTGGTGCTGCCCGCCAGCTCCATTTTTGTCACCTCGGCGTAGACCGTTTTGGCGCCGAACCGCTCCGCCTGGGCCTGCATGGTCTGGGCCAGCGTGAAGCCCTCCACCCCCTCGGGGTAGCCGGGATAGTTGTCTATGGTCTCGGTGAGGGCCATCTGGCCCCCTGCCGACAGTTTTTCCAGTACCAGGGTGTCCAGCCCGGCCCGCACGGCGTAGAGTGCCGCCGTGTAGCCCGCCGGGCCGCCGCCCACCACGATCATATCATACAGACGCTGGGTCATTGCTGTGTCCTCCTTCGGGGTGTTCCTTTGCTATGGTCCCAGTATACCCCGGCCGGGGCGGAAACTTCCGTGATGAGGTCACAAAAAGCCCCCGCGCCACAAGGCGCGGGGGCGGCAGCGCAGGCTTCAGCGGCGGGGCCGGGTGGTGACAGCCAGCGCCAGCGTGACCGCCAGCACGGCGGCGGCCAGTATGGTGGACAGAATCGCCATGGCGGAACCACTCCTTTCCCCGTTGTTTTCTTCATTGTACCGCGCCGGGAAGGGGCGCTGCCACCACGGGGCGGTAAAACCCCCGTGAAATTTGGGTAAAACGGCACAGAAAAAGCCGGACGGTCTTGTGAACCGTCCGGCCCTTTCCTTATATACAGTTACAGTGCCAGGTCGTAGAGGCGCAGGTCCATCCGGGCCTTGCCCCGGGCAAAGAAGGTGATGCCGTCGTCCTCCGGCGCCGCGTTGTAGAGCGTCATGCTGGCCACCTGCTGCCCGTCCTGGAGGAAGAACTCCGCCGAGTAGCGGTCCAGCACCATCCGCAGCCGCAGCGTGTCGGCCACCGGAGCCAGCAGCGGGGTCTCCCGCAGTTCCAGCGCGTCCCGGTAGCCCCCCGCATGGCGGCGGTCCAGCCGCAGCAGCCCGTCGTCCAGGTCCAGCCGCAGTTCCGCCCAGCGGCCCTGGCCGCAGGCAAACCGCACGCCGA encodes the following:
- the trxB gene encoding thioredoxin-disulfide reductase, which translates into the protein MTQRLYDMIVVGGGPAGYTAALYAVRAGLDTLVLEKLSAGGQMALTETIDNYPGYPEGVEGFTLAQTMQAQAERFGAKTVYAEVTKMELAGSTKTLTTSEGVFTARTVVLAMGANPRTLGLPEEAELIGRGVAYCAACDGMFYKGKTVVVVGGGNTAAADALLLSRIAEKVHLVHRRDTLRATKIYHEPLEKAENVQFHWNSTVTAIRHGDTVTGVQLRDTATGAVTELPCDAVFVSIGRQPATELVQGQLALDPGGYILADETTRTSLPGVFAAGDLRTKPMRQVVTAVADGAVAVQMAEEYLAGQQ